One Danio rerio strain Tuebingen ecotype United States chromosome 9, GRCz12tu, whole genome shotgun sequence genomic region harbors:
- the c1ql2 gene encoding complement C1q-like protein 2 → MIAALVIALPLLLRTPAAAHYEMMGTCRMICDPYNPKPSATALEVMQDLSAIPPAFAQGTRGEPGRPGKPGPRGPPGEPGPPGPRGPPGDSGRPGFTGVASGTARTETGDVGPALGNAKIAFYVGLKNPHEGYEVLRFDDVVTNVGNHYDPTTGKFTCQVSGIYYFTYHVLMRGGDGTSMWADLCKNGQVRASAIAQDADQNYDYASNSVVLHLDSGDEIYVKLDGGKAHGGNNNKYSTFSGFILYPD, encoded by the exons ATGATCGCGGCGCTGGTGATCGCGCTCCCGCTGCTGCTGCGCACCCCCGCGGCCGCACACTACGAGATGATGGGCACCTGCCGGATGATCTGCGACCCCTACAACCCCAAACCGAGCGCCACGGCTCTGGAGGTGATGCAGGACCTCAGCGCCATCCCGCCGGCTTTCGCTCAGGGCACCAGAGGAGAACCGGGCCGTCCGGGCAAACCCGGACCCAGGGGTCCTCCTGGAGAGCCCGGTCCTCCCGGTCCAAGGGGTCCGCCTGGAGACTCCGGCAGACCGGGATTTACCGGCGTCGCTTCAGGAACGGCGCGGACTGAGACCGGAGACGTCGGTCCTGCTTTGGGAAACGCGAAGATCGCCTTTTACGTGGGTCTGAAAAACCCTCATGAAGGCTACGAGGTGCTCCGCTTTGATGATGTTGTGACAAATGTTGGAAATCACTATGATCCCACTACCGGCAAGTTTACCTGTCAGGTGTCCGGGATTTACTACTTCACGTACCATGTGCTGATGCGCGGAGGGGACGGAACCAGCATGTGGGCAGACCTCTGCAAAAACGGACAG GTTCGTGCGAGCGCCATCGCGCAGGACGCCGATCAGAACTACGATTACGCCAGCAACAGTGTGGTTCTGCATCTGGACTCTGGAGACGAGATTTATGTCAAACTGGACGGCGGAAAAGCACACGGCggaaacaacaacaaatacagtacattttcTGGCTTCATCCTGTATCCAGACTga